A window of Plasmodium malariae genome assembly, chromosome: 12 genomic DNA:
aaaaatataaaggagAGGAAATTGCTAGATGACATGTGGGTATTTAAATTACACTCCTCTGCAATGACAAATGGGACAGgaagtaataataacttGATGAGTAACTGGAATATGtgtagaaattttttttacaataactCTAGTTCTATGGAGGGAACGCTGTATAACCCTATTGACATGATCCAAACTGATGCATATAGTAGTCAGCAGGGTAATCGAAATTATTATCATAGTAATAATtcaattgaaaaaaatacgtacgaaagtgtaaataatatagcTAACAGTGCACTActtgataataataataatagtaataataataataataatattaataattttaataatattaataatattaataatattaataatatgaataataataacaataacaataatagtagtagtagtagtaacaataataatattaaccaTAATAGTAACAGTGCATATATATCCATGCCATTGAGTGATAAAGATTCGTCGGATAATGAAAAGGTTCATACGAGTAATATGTTgaaaaagattaaaataaCAGGGGAATGGAAAAGAGAGGTGTATGAAGGGAAAATAGGATGTAGATCAAATTATAgtagtatttttataacacAAAGACATCAAGATTTTAAAGGAGCTGAACCAAAAACAATAGAAAAATTGATGCTCCTTTGTAGCGGAATaacttatattaataaagaaaataaactCAAAATAGTATCAAGTgatgaaatatatgtatatttcttttcacAAAGAAGATGGTATTTATTAAGaggtaaattatataatgaagaattcatatataatgcTAGGCAAAGACACGTAGGTTGTTTCTTCGAGTCAAAGAATGTATTAGGTAGAGCAAATAAAAATCCTGTCCcttgtatatttatacaaggtggttttaaaaaaaatacaatatttgGTGATGCATGGTTATTATCTCTTACAGGAGAAAATCCATTACGAGTACATGAATATGATTCATCAAGAGAAAAAATTTCAACAACTCAAATGCCACTCTACTATTTTAGAGACACACATTCAATTAGTTTATTGTACAGTTTTTGTACGTTACAGAAATGGCTCTTTGGTGCCTTTGCTAACTTAGTCGATAATTGTGTACATGCATTAAATCCAGCAGAAAATGTGTTTATCAAGTATGAGTTAACTCCTGAGCATGATGGTATGTTGTCTATACAAGATGACGGGGAAGGTCTAGATTTCAATGCAATGAATAGAATTTTAAGGATGTATgggaattataaaaattatgacaGTAATTCGTTATATGATAGTACgagtagtaatagtaacataAAAAAGCATAGTTTACCTAATACTGATTTTATCAATAATATCAAAATAGATGACTATAATGAGTACACGAATGAAGACAATTCCTATATTAACCAAAATGGTGGTATAAGCGCGGTGTTTCCAAATAATAAGGCACATGAGTATGCTGTGGCAGATGGAAGTAGAGATCATGCCGCGCAAAAGGGAAAGTACAACAAAAATGCAAATTACGAAAAAGGTAAAGAAGCAAAGGACGATTATGcagataataatgataataatatttataatggcAACTGTGAGGGGACAAATAATAACGGTGAAAAGCAATGTGGAGAAAAGGAGACTCGAGGTAGCAATGCGGCTACGAAGAATGACAGCAGTAATGGTAATAGTAATGATAACAAGGAGGGTAACAATGACGGTAATAATGATGGTAATAATGATGGAAATACTAATGGGGAGAAAGGAGATGTAAGAAACGGTAACAACAAGACAGCTGCTGGAACGTGTAAAAGCGtagagaataataaaaagggaGCAAAGAATGAAAGTgatgattattattataaaaattacgatcaggaatatttttacaatgacAATGCTAATAGtatatttgatataaaatatgggGTAGGTTTTAAAATGTCCTTTGCAAGAATTTCTTCAAGTTGTGCTATCATGTCGAGAACAATAAATACAATTGGAATTGGTCTATTATCTTTAGAGTTAATGAATCATTGTGATGCTAAAGAGTTAGCTACACCTTTGTGTATGTGGAAATTACcaaataaagaattaataaatagaaatattgCAAATAAATCAGAACATAGACATCATCAAAAATTGTTAATGTCGTATACCCCATTTAATAGCCCTAGCTTGTTAGCAGAACAAATTAATATCTTAGGTACATATAGCGGAACAAGATTATTATATTGGGACTTTAGAGATGATATggattttattgtattttgtccatctaataataatatttatttgagTAGTTCTCCCTTAACTATAGAAGAGATTAAATATAacaagaaaagaaaaggtaCTTCACATAACAATTACGGAAGTAGTACTACTACTACAGCTACCTCTACCATGACTACAATTACAAGTAGTGCGAATAGGCATCACTGCATTGAAGATATTAAGCTCCAAAATAGAGACTTTAAACGAAAGGGAAATTTTGAGGAGGAAGAGAGACAAAAGAAGGCAAAGTTGGAAATTGATGTGGACCCTTcatataacaaaaatgaaaataccAGTAATAACTGTAAGTATGATCATGTTAAGGATGAAAGAGAAGAAGGAAACAACAATAGTAACAACAATCGTAACAATAATCATAACAAGGACATTGACAGTAAtgacagtaataataattacccGAACGAGGAAAATGTTAAGGATCATGATAATAAGAATAGCAGCTGTTCCAGAAATGAAAACGTGAATAGTGCAGGAAACGAAGAAAAAAGCAATAATCTTTATAATGGTATGAATAGGAACGATATAGATTTGAAAAAGGAAGAGTTATTAAATGGCAGTACTATCGGTAGTGCCAACCAGTGTGATGGTAacattagtaataataataacaataataataataataataataataataataataataataataataataataataataataataataataataataataataataataataataataataataataataacaatgagAACAATAAGAATAGTAATATTAGCAATAACAACattaagtataataataatgatagtgCGGCATATAAGAAAGacgcaaaaaaaaatcctGCATCTGCGTCATCGACAAACTCCAATGAAGCCAAATTTTACGACCTGGAGCAGTTTAAACATTATAATAGTacactaaaaaaattaaacttatTCGACTATAATTCTCATCTACACGCTTCTATATCAAAAGATAAATACAATATTAGTACCATCTTCCCCTTATGGGATCATCCTAAGGATAGTATAGATTACTGCCTCTCTACGTATTTATATTGGTTATATTTAAGAAGAAACacgaatatatttttacaaaacaCGTTGCTCATACCTACATGTATGAGAAAAGAAGacagcaataataatagcggtaataaaaagattaacaaattaaaaaaaggaaaagggaaaaaaggatacaaaaaaaagaacaaaaataataatgttgaTTTGAATCAAAAGATAAGagataaaaaggaaattggAAGTAAAATGGAAGAAGATAATGAACAAGGGAAGAACCAAGTGCATAACCCAACGGCGGAACTGAATGATAATGACAATCATCATCATGTAAAGGAAGAAGATGTTGACAAGGAGCATACTACGGACATAGTTGTTAATGAGAAATGTGAAAAGACGTGGAATAAAGACCATTTGGTTAATAtgaatgataatgataatagtaAGTTGACTGTAAAAAGCGAAGTAGGAGTAGAAAGACAGTTGGAAATGGAGGaagaaagggaaaaaaaaaatacaaatacaacAAATGCAGAAAGCGTAGAGGCTGAGAAGATGCAAAAACAGGAAGAAGGTCGTGGAAACGTGAAGAAGGAAAGTGAGAAGGTTGAACTAAACGAGGGGAGGGGTAAAATTGTTGATAGAAATGTAAATAGTGTACATGAAGAggatgatgataataatgatgatagtGGACTAACATTACttgataagaaaaaattagaagAGGCTTTAGAATATGGTATATCTCAAGAAACGAAAGAGGacaatgataaaaataaaaatgactCAGATGCAAGTGCAGAAGAAGATTATGATAATGATGACGATGATAATGAAGAGGAAGATGAGGATGGTGAAGATAATGAAGGGAATGAAGAACAAGAAGAAGATGAGGGTAAGATTGAAAAAGAGAATAATGAAGCACAAACAGAAATGTGTGCTGATAATAATGGAAATGAACAAATGGAATGGGAAAAAGAGGGTAAGGGTAATATTAAAGAAGGAGGAAAAAGAGGTAAGAGAGCAAAAAACAAACGtgaaagaaatgaaaataataatctgagtaataaaaagaaaggaaatatgaataataatgaaataaaaaatgatgacaATGAAAAAgcaagaaaagaaaattatgtaaacttgtatatggaaaatttaaaaataaaagatcaatgttatataaataatacaagcAAGTATACTCtctacaattttttaagaaaaaaattatataaaatggtggaatttcattatttatttactccATCTGATTATGAATATGGATCCTTTATTATGATGGGTTTTTTAAATGACAACAACAGTACATCTATAGAGGTGAATAGAGTATGTGAAGCaggtattttattatattacaaaaacaGATTGATAAAAAGATTAGATGCACCTTTTATAGATTCTGCTTATAACCTCTTTTTATCCAAGTATCCCCCGAATCCATCTCTCTATGAtggaaatttatataaatatgcattaaCATGTGTTGTTAATGTACCGAATTGGTTGAAACCGTCTATTAGTAAACAAGAATTTAtacatgaaaataattatgctTTCCttctctttaaaaaaaaattggttaGCTTAATTAAGTATTATCTTCAAATATGCcaagataatttaaaattaagaaaatggAGAGAATCAAGAGatctaaaattaaaaaagtaccTTGAAAAAATGCAGTACAGTATGAgaagaatgaaaaatgatTCAGATAATGAACATGAAAAGgcatataaaattatctacaatgaaaaggaaaaaacaaaaaaagatgCTGAAAAGGAAGAAGCGGAAGAAGATCAAGGGGAAGTTCACCGAGAGGAAAACAGACAACATCAAATGCAACTACAAGAACAGCAGCAGCAGCAGAAGAAATCCGTCAAAACCGTTGAGAAGCCTCAGGAGGAAATTAGGAAAAGGGAAAGTGATTcatcaaataaaaaggaaaaagataaatttaaTCGAGTGAAGGATAAGGAGGAAGAAATGAAAGTAGTAGAAGAGGAAATAGAAGCAGAAGTGGAAGATGAAATAGTAGGAGTACAAGAACATACCGAACAACATCAACATACGCAGAGATCCCAAGATgacagaaaagaaaaaaatgaagaagaggaagaggaTGAGGAAGATGAAGAAGATGAGGAAGATAAAGAAGATGAGGAAGATAAGGAAGTAGTAGAGGATGAAATAGAAGAACAGGAAGAAGGCGAGGATGAGgtagaacaaataaaaaagggaaatagTGATCAAGATGAAGAAGAATTAGTGGACGAAGAggaggagaaaaaaaaagaagacgATGATGATGAAGATTACGATCcggaagaagaagaagaagaagaaataaaaaatgcagAGGAGGAAAACGAGGAAAGAGATAttgaaaatgatgaaaatggtTATGAAGCAGTAGAAGGAGGAagagaagaagaggaagaattagaagaagtagaagaagaggaagaggaagaggaagaagaggaagaagaggaagaggtagaagaagaggaagaggtagaagaagaggaagaggtagaagaagaggaagaggtagaagaagaagaagaagaagaggaggaagggggaaaaaaacgaaaaaagcaaaagatTCATGAGGATGAGGAACAAAAAGTGGAAGACGAAGAATACGACCTTGAAGAAGATGGACAAAAAGATGTAGATGAAAATGAGGAAGACGTTTATGACGACGAACCGAATGATGAAGAGCAAAATAAATTCGAGGAGGAAAATTACTCGGACTGATGGAGGAGGGTGGCATATTACTGAAAagacaacaacaacaacaaaaaaaaaaaaaaacaagataATTGGCAAGATTAACTATAAGATGAAGGaggaattatatattttatttataaagaacAGAATGTTAACatatatggaaataaaaagaagtgAACGAAGCTTCATAGTGTTGACAtgtgtaaaattattaaatatagtaAGGAGATAGGAAACTTAGCCCCAAAGCTACATCGGTATAGTACgattatttatgaaaaaaggaaaccACAAATGGAAGCTAAAAATATTAGTGCAGAAATGAAGGATAATAAAAGGACCTTCAATAAATAAAGGagtaaaaggaaaataagtGTGTAACAGGagtttatatgttttaatattattgagAAAGTGAAGCAAAGAAGTATATAGGGGGAGGGGGAAGTAAAGCGGTTGTTATGTAAAGATATAAGGTTGAACATGTTGTTATGATGGAAGCTGCTATTCAATTTCGatatagtattaaaaaaaaagggtataATGGTTCAATGAAAAGAGGAGAAatgattaattttaaaagattgTGTGAAGATAAAGATATAATTGATGGAAACTTCATCTTAATTCACTTTTTTTACCTTAAAACGAATAAGCTATGAAAATGCCAAAAGAGGGAAAATGGGAAATTTTACTTGTATACAGAAAAAATGggaacttttttatatataaaaaaatgtttaataatttattttccttgTGCTTATAGttaattattgtatttatagAATCTTAGtgtaattttttgaataattataataatggtCAGTGATTAACAGTAATGCAACTTTCTTAAAGAAATTACCATTTATACACATGCTTGaacacatacacataataCGTACctacatataaaaatgcctatatttttatattttattttgtaaacttttgttgttttctttaaaaaaaaaaataatgcagaTATGCAGttatatgatattatttttaatgtaattttttttctttttttttataaagacGGAATAAAAATCCCTATATAtagtatgtaaatattatatatatatatatatatatatatatatttttttttttttttttttaatatatatatgctcacatgaacatatgtatgtataagattatattgtatgtgtatttgttaacttaatttttgccattttttatatgcctTATTTCACTTAAAAAACTTCTccatttttctgttttataacatttttcatcattgttttgtgtttgaaaaaattgtatatgagatgtatatatacagttATACAATCCAATCATACATATTAAAGTATGTacctctttttattttttgcaatatattgtaatatgcataatatttttattattccctTATGAATTGAGCGAACATTTCACtatgtttttataacttataattaaaaagaaatataaaaaatataaaataaaaaaatacaggaaaagaagaataaaaaaaataatttaacgaaataaaacgaagtaaaacaaaataaaataaagtaaaacgAAATGTAACgaagtaaaatgaaatgaaaagaaataaaaatacttttaataatatttttcagtAAGCCCAAAGAGAATCCCACGGCATGCGCTTTTATTACATGTGCCAACATGTATCAAGGAAAGCACGTCGtgataatgaaaagaaaaaatttgtgcgctgttatatattacaacaaattttataaacaaaaaaaataaaaaaagactCTGTAGCACCCTAGATATTGATCTAAAATATTacgatatatttttacttataaaatTTGCTTATATATTCGTGAGTTTGATGATccatttgttttgttttatttttattttttttccttgttACATTTAATGGGAGTTTTTTTTCGAAGGAACATATAATTCATGTAGATACGAATAGGCACAAaccatttttaaaagtatacaCATAACACTGTGTTACTGTGTATTGCTATGTACTGTTATGTAttactttgttttttcttttttccgaccatatattttttgtacacccattttgaaaagattacatttatatttcaaaaatataatgttgaAAAAAcctaatttttgtttaatcaTTTATCCAAACATACATTATGCttagcatatatatttataaaacaaagatgattatattttttattattcataatacTCATTTTAGGATGTGACTGTGTGTGGGTACGAAGTTTTTATAAAGTGGGAAAAAAGGAACGCTTTACGGATAACAGGAAAGTAtctatgtatgtacttaGGTGTATAATGTACGATATACGTTATATGAAAGGTTggataatttgaaaaaaaaaaaaattagataaatatatatacgcacgTTCGTAtgtattattcattatatatacagaGAAAAGGTCGAGTATATCTTTAactttcttcatttttgaGTCCCTTGAGGATATGTATAAACTCGCTAATTTTTAACAGTAGAGCAGTATTTTCTTTTCGGGCATCGTTTAAAAGACaagttttttcatttaattccTTATTCATGATATTTATCCGTCTATTGCTTTcaacttctttattt
This region includes:
- the PmUG01_12048800 gene encoding conserved Plasmodium protein, unknown function translates to MNKINGSKIDDIKNIEKHLNSLNSHLHKGENYKMNKNFNIANYNLDLIKCLQNDSGIYFILDPTKAIHDKKNTEVYDIFIPENSEGVSLHVQKINEEYKCIGVNITKKGIDINTGTRIFNTKIADWLEQLFHFNKTLSVNNNKTSNNTNNSNNNSSSSNCNRLKLVNTSNSVTTESSSINPCTATVINSNSNTNSCNSSNNNSSNSNNNNSNSNSNSNNNNNSNNSNNSNCNNNNNCSNNSNCNNKNTSVAVNFTNSSGNSSNNNTNSSSSNNNNNNNTTHNSVVLNGSNLTNNSKFGSYNNNIRNASSGMQQTSITNLVKNTKNNFDNFENNENYNSVMCNKKNNKIVNQSNCNLNQTLGTSNVVTHIVPSTNLSSTQSKDTSSLSVHPHLQQMQNTKQIRLNKMNNNTHSHNKSHLLPYHNVNYEDKNSKLYNNTNGNNLNNNKNITSSNSGTTQVPANVNSEMIKNNKLGCTNRQKNMNHHMHNHQHNSEIYSAHNSHPSNHIYNNNNNNNNNSSNNNNNNSNNNSNSNNNNNNNINNNSNNSGNSNNNGNNNNMNHSNSHSSHSHKSQQSYNENFGYRPTLFNLLEVLANHNITTPDQRVCIRGIVTDFLNNELPHGKIYAYIGAVVGHDILHDIIRKLEKDPNRNVVPDASGLARIEAAFGLSKSSYDFMNHNSNNSSVSNIPNVLFNHHNLNSALLNNHIYSSILSNVANSNLGNHSHSHNHNHNHNLNHNVNNNGNISNNNNHNNSSNNNHNNNISLNNDRLSMEAEKFLSSGKTAAEISNILEYAKNDKFAHSCNNLLNLNKKKNLNLNNMNNMNNVNNMNGMNSMNSMNNLLNLRGDNVFGGNNNNNNSINNNNMNNINGFNGLNGLSSLSDLNNMVNGMNNNNNKGVLSAHEYLCASRNLNMHCNNLNRSNISDDEEELMKVIKKNIETYKMNNIKNILISSVFGRIKWLKIMNESPHAYLYGHSIVKFGNKLYMFGGSNSKHKKVPFNHTLTFSLIYYNYKLLPLGGNYPEERDGHTTHLISLKNGLSVFLFGGSNENIYYNDIYILDMETRKWSQRITKGKIPLPRDQHCSIVYPAKSEHLRGEKSNLTEGVIIFGGKCLYNNNIVNLNDMWIFLFQLNTWIRINYLSEEIPIGRYGMNLVWSDTNTLCLFGGEYFDASKNIKERKLLDDMWVFKLHSSAMTNGTGSNNNLMSNWNMCRNFFYNNSSSMEGTLYNPIDMIQTDAYSSQQGNRNYYHSNNSIEKNTYESVNNIANSALLDNNNNSNNNNNNINNFNNINNINNINNMNNNNNNNNSSSSSNNNNINHNSNSAYISMPLSDKDSSDNEKVHTSNMLKKIKITGEWKREVYEGKIGCRSNYSSIFITQRHQDFKGAEPKTIEKLMLLCSGITYINKENKLKIVSSDEIYVYFFSQRRWYLLRGKLYNEEFIYNARQRHVGCFFESKNVLGRANKNPVPCIFIQGGFKKNTIFGDAWLLSLTGENPLRVHEYDSSREKISTTQMPLYYFRDTHSISLLYSFCTLQKWLFGAFANLVDNCVHALNPAENVFIKYELTPEHDGMLSIQDDGEGLDFNAMNRILRMYGNYKNYDSNSLYDSTSSNSNIKKHSLPNTDFINNIKIDDYNEYTNEDNSYINQNGGISAVFPNNKAHEYAVADGSRDHAAQKGKYNKNANYEKGKEAKDDYADNNDNNIYNGNCEGTNNNGEKQCGEKETRGSNAATKNDSSNGNSNDNKEGNNDGNNDGNNDGNTNGEKGDVRNGNNKTAAGTCKSVENNKKGAKNESDDYYYKNYDQEYFYNDNANSIFDIKYGVGFKMSFARISSSCAIMSRTINTIGIGLLSLELMNHCDAKELATPLCMWKLPNKELINRNIANKSEHRHHQKLLMSYTPFNSPSLLAEQINILGTYSGTRLLYWDFRDDMDFIVFCPSNNNIYLSSSPLTIEEIKYNKKRKGTSHNNYGSSTTTTATSTMTTITSSANRHHCIEDIKLQNRDFKRKGNFEEEERQKKAKLEIDVDPSYNKNENTSNNCKYDHVKDEREEGNNNSNNNRNNNHNKDIDSNDSNNNYPNEENVKDHDNKNSSCSRNENVNSAGNEEKSNNLYNGMNRNDIDLKKEELLNGSTIGSANQCDGNISNNNNNNNNNNNNNNNNNNNNNNNNNNNNNNNNNNNNNNNNNNENNKNSNISNNNIKYNNNDSAAYKKDAKKNPASASSTNSNEAKFYDLEQFKHYNSTLKKLNLFDYNSHLHASISKDKYNISTIFPLWDHPKDSIDYCLSTYLYWLYLRRNTNIFLQNTLLIPTCMRKEDSNNNSGNKKINKLKKGKGKKGYKKKNKNNNVDLNQKIRDKKEIGSKMEEDNEQGKNQVHNPTAELNDNDNHHHVKEEDVDKEHTTDIVVNEKCEKTWNKDHLVNMNDNDNSKLTVKSEVGVERQLEMEEEREKKNTNTTNAESVEAEKMQKQEEGRGNVKKESEKVELNEGRGKIVDRNVNSVHEEDDDNNDDSGLTLLDKKKLEEALEYGISQETKEDNDKNKNDSDASAEEDYDNDDDDNEEEDEDGEDNEGNEEQEEDEGKIEKENNEAQTEMCADNNGNEQMEWEKEGKGNIKEGGKRGKRAKNKRERNENNNLSNKKKGNMNNNEIKNDDNEKARKENYVNLYMENLKIKDQCYINNTSKYTLYNFLRKKLYKMVEFHYLFTPSDYEYGSFIMMGFLNDNNSTSIEVNRVCEAGILLYYKNRLIKRLDAPFIDSAYNLFLSKYPPNPSLYDGNLYKYALTCVVNVPNWLKPSISKQEFIHENNYAFLLFKKKLVSLIKYYLQICQDNLKLRKWRESRDLKLKKYLEKMQYSMRRMKNDSDNEHEKAYKIIYNEKEKTKKDAEKEEAEEDQGEVHREENRQHQMQLQEQQQQQKKSVKTVEKPQEEIRKRESDSSNKKEKDKFNRVKDKEEEMKVVEEEIEAEVEDEIVGVQEHTEQHQHTQRSQDDRKEKNEEEEEDEEDEEDEEDKEDEEDKEVVEDEIEEQEEGEDEVEQIKKGNSDQDEEELVDEEEEKKKEDDDDEDYDPEEEEEEEIKNAEEENEERDIENDENGYEAVEGGREEEEELEEVEEEEEEEEEEEEEEEVEEEEEVEEEEEVEEEEEVEEEEEEEEEGGKKRKKQKIHEDEEQKVEDEEYDLEEDGQKDVDENEEDVYDDEPNDEEQNKFEEENYSD